A genomic window from Sulfurimonas paralvinellae includes:
- a CDS encoding AAA family ATPase, with translation MRRRKNSTTLEEFDKTQLVDKELVDKISLWILRIIFNLGGAREFIDNNNRLYRDSLAYFLEVGAYVDMDSDEYKRSDILAVLKKNHIKLEKRVRFTSSKILTKNIQQISKLMNLNSVEEQILEFIVLVNQYDVLDDATDLLGNNLNTTQAKKAIGIILAIDTKAVNEAFKSTSKLAKSSIVTISKSSTFPLGHKIEIISDEFADNMLNLDEDISVMLKESVKPCDISTLKLEDYEHIEKDIDIVLPYLDNAMKNKKNGVNILLYGLPGTGKTELAKTISETLQTKLFEISYTDEDDEAIDGYKRLKAYKTAQSLLSNQNILLMYDEAEDIFDSSESPLSPKRQDNKAWLNRMLETNTIPTIWITNNIYRIDNAMVRRFDFSIEVPIPNKSKRAKIIKNYSNNLLDEQSIKVLAENENIAPALITRATKVVSSIDTDDKPKAFTQVLNNTLKAQGYKEIQEKIVTLLPNVYDPKFINTTTDLEVLTQGIKEHQNARLCLYGAAGTGKSAFGRYIAETLNKPLLLKKGSDLISMWVGGTEKNIAKAFAEAKEEKAVLVFDEVDSFLADRTGANQSWEVTQVNEMLVQMENFEGIFIATTNLIDNLDKASLRRFDLKLEFDFLKAEQSWKMFLSYCKDLKLAQPSISFKRAVESLKYLTPGDFAAVTRQNRFRPITDVKDFIQRLEDEIAVKNVSNGNVMGFLA, from the coding sequence ATGAGACGAAGAAAAAATAGTACAACATTAGAAGAGTTCGATAAAACACAACTTGTAGATAAGGAGCTAGTTGATAAAATTTCGTTATGGATCTTACGAATTATTTTTAATCTTGGTGGTGCTAGAGAGTTTATTGATAACAACAACCGTCTATATAGAGATAGTCTCGCTTATTTTCTTGAAGTTGGTGCATATGTTGATATGGATAGTGATGAGTATAAACGCAGTGATATTCTTGCAGTTCTTAAAAAAAATCATATAAAATTAGAAAAGCGAGTACGTTTTACAAGCTCAAAAATTCTTACAAAAAACATCCAACAAATCTCAAAGCTCATGAACCTTAACAGTGTAGAAGAACAGATACTTGAGTTTATTGTTTTGGTAAATCAATATGATGTACTTGATGATGCCACTGATTTATTAGGAAATAATTTAAACACTACTCAAGCAAAAAAAGCAATCGGTATTATTTTAGCTATTGACACTAAAGCGGTTAATGAAGCTTTTAAATCCACCTCTAAACTTGCCAAATCTTCAATAGTTACAATATCAAAATCATCCACTTTTCCTCTCGGTCATAAAATTGAAATCATCAGTGATGAGTTTGCTGATAATATGCTCAACTTGGATGAAGATATATCAGTTATGCTCAAAGAGTCTGTAAAACCTTGCGATATAAGCACACTGAAGCTTGAAGATTATGAGCATATCGAAAAAGATATAGATATTGTACTACCCTATTTAGATAATGCAATGAAGAATAAAAAAAATGGAGTAAATATTCTTCTCTATGGCTTGCCTGGAACAGGAAAAACAGAATTAGCAAAAACAATTTCAGAGACTCTACAAACAAAACTTTTTGAGATAAGCTATACAGACGAGGACGATGAAGCAATTGATGGGTATAAAAGACTTAAAGCCTATAAAACAGCACAATCACTTCTCAGTAACCAAAATATCTTACTTATGTATGATGAAGCTGAAGATATATTTGATAGTAGTGAGAGCCCCTTGTCTCCTAAAAGACAAGACAACAAGGCATGGCTCAATAGAATGCTTGAGACAAATACTATCCCTACTATCTGGATTACAAATAATATATATAGAATTGATAATGCAATGGTGAGAAGATTTGATTTTAGTATAGAGGTACCTATACCAAATAAATCTAAAAGAGCTAAAATCATTAAAAACTACTCTAATAATCTACTAGATGAGCAAAGTATAAAAGTGTTGGCAGAAAATGAAAACATTGCACCGGCTCTTATTACTCGTGCTACAAAAGTAGTTAGTAGTATAGATACAGATGACAAACCAAAAGCTTTCACACAAGTTTTAAATAACACTCTCAAAGCTCAAGGTTATAAAGAGATACAAGAGAAAATAGTAACTTTATTACCAAATGTATATGACCCTAAGTTTATCAATACAACTACTGATTTAGAAGTTTTAACGCAAGGTATCAAAGAACACCAAAATGCAAGACTATGTTTATATGGAGCTGCTGGAACTGGTAAGAGTGCATTTGGTAGATATATAGCTGAAACACTTAACAAGCCATTACTATTAAAAAAAGGTAGTGATTTAATTAGCATGTGGGTTGGTGGTACTGAAAAAAATATTGCAAAAGCATTCGCAGAAGCAAAAGAAGAAAAAGCTGTACTTGTATTTGATGAAGTAGATAGTTTTTTAGCTGATAGAACTGGGGCGAATCAGAGTTGGGAAGTGACACAAGTTAATGAGATGTTAGTTCAGATGGAAAACTTTGAGGGAATATTTATCGCTACTACCAACTTAATAGATAATCTCGATAAAGCAAGTTTAAGAAGGTTTGATTTGAAGTTAGAGTTTGATTTTTTAAAAGCTGAACAATCTTGGAAGATGTTTTTGTCTTACTGTAAAGATTTGAAGCTAGCACAACCATCGATTTCATTTAAAAGAGCTGTTGAGAGTTTAAAATATTTAACTCCGGGGGATTTTGCCGCAGTTACTCGACAAAATAGATTTAGACCTATCACAGATGTAAAAGATTTTATACAAAGGCTAGAAGATGAGATAGCTGTTAAAAATGTATCTAACGGAAATGTTATGGGGTTTTTAGCATAA
- a CDS encoding helix-turn-helix domain-containing protein — MKENTSITDEKVLQIYKIIGDNVKRIRKEKNVSQMQLALAIGHKAVGTVSMAELCINNKHFNIEHLVKIADVLEVELADFFHGIDLK, encoded by the coding sequence ATGAAAGAGAATACATCCATCACTGATGAAAAAGTGCTTCAAATTTATAAGATAATTGGTGATAATGTTAAGCGAATAAGAAAAGAGAAAAATGTATCTCAAATGCAATTGGCACTTGCCATAGGGCATAAGGCTGTTGGCACTGTATCTATGGCGGAACTCTGTATCAATAATAAACATTTTAACATTGAACACCTTGTAAAAATTGCAGATGTTTTAGAGGTGGAATTAGCAGATTTTTTTCATGGCATAGATCTAAAATAA